From the genome of Myxococcus stipitatus, one region includes:
- a CDS encoding response regulator produces the protein MQTVLVIDDDLFVLSLVTDILQSAGYRVVTVQSPEAAFQTDLTAISAILCDYNMPAMNGADVLVAMRELKECHAPFIFLTGHEELDDLLPVAIRYGAELLPKPIHPVELIRLLMKQLANVAA, from the coding sequence ATGCAGACCGTGCTGGTGATTGACGACGACCTCTTCGTCCTGTCGCTGGTGACGGACATCCTCCAGAGCGCGGGCTACCGGGTCGTCACCGTGCAGTCGCCCGAAGCCGCGTTCCAGACGGACCTGACGGCCATCTCCGCCATCCTCTGCGACTACAACATGCCGGCGATGAATGGCGCGGACGTGCTCGTGGCCATGCGCGAGCTGAAGGAATGCCACGCGCCGTTCATCTTCCTCACCGGCCACGAGGAGCTCGACGACCTGCTGCCCGTCGCCATCCGCTACGGCGCGGAGCTCCTCCCCAAGCCCATCCACCCCGTCGAGCTCATCCGCCTGCTGATGAAACAACTCGCCAACGTGGCGGCGTGA
- the ung gene encoding uracil-DNA glycosylase, with protein sequence MLKDTLPDDWKHELRAALASPSFQALERFVEEERRSATVFPSPEDLFSAFRLTPYADVRVLLLGQDPYHGPGQAHGLAFSVQPGVPPPPSLVNIFKELEADLGVPRPKDGSLIPWAEQGVLLLNAVLTVRQGQPNSHAGHGWEDFTDAVIRAVSAKEEPVVFLLWGKYAQKKKKLVDAKRHVVIEGAHPSPLSAHNGFFGSRPFSAVNQALESKGRPPVDWRLSK encoded by the coding sequence ATGCTGAAGGACACGTTGCCCGACGACTGGAAGCACGAACTGCGCGCCGCGCTCGCGTCGCCGTCGTTCCAGGCGTTGGAGCGCTTCGTGGAGGAGGAGCGCCGCTCCGCCACCGTCTTCCCCTCGCCGGAGGACCTGTTCTCCGCCTTCCGCCTCACGCCGTATGCCGACGTGCGCGTGCTGCTGCTGGGCCAGGACCCGTACCACGGACCCGGACAGGCGCATGGGCTGGCCTTCTCCGTGCAGCCCGGCGTGCCCCCGCCGCCCTCGCTGGTGAACATCTTCAAGGAGCTGGAGGCGGACCTGGGCGTGCCGCGCCCCAAGGACGGCTCGCTGATTCCCTGGGCCGAACAGGGCGTGCTCCTGCTCAACGCGGTGCTGACGGTGCGCCAGGGCCAGCCCAACAGCCACGCGGGCCACGGTTGGGAGGACTTCACGGACGCCGTCATCCGCGCGGTGAGCGCGAAGGAGGAGCCGGTGGTGTTCCTCCTGTGGGGCAAGTACGCCCAGAAGAAGAAGAAGCTCGTCGATGCGAAGCGCCACGTCGTCATCGAGGGCGCGCACCCCTCTCCGCTGTCCGCCCACAACGGCTTCTTCGGGAGTCGTCCTTTCAGTGCGGTGAACCAGGCCTTGGAGTCGAAGGGCCGGCCGCCGGTGGACTGGCGCCTGTCGAAGTGA
- a CDS encoding M24 family peptidase: MKRARSALLSALLLSAPLAQAAAGDAIASEQSWPRIRKERIQKLLPQAMARANVDAWVVFCRENDNDPLAIHVGGENAGGTAAFLFLRQGDTVRALALSPASEATALKEVAPVDEVVALERGTDLYAQVATRLAAAKPARIAINASTSVTVADGLSSSQRAALEKALPPALRKKLVSSEDVVSEWLSVKLPEEVDILRKAAALTARLEIEAYATVVPGQTRDADVARFLKKRMAELGVGDAWAPDQNPNVNSGPLRGHSHATERVIQPGDFIQTDFGIRVGNMWVTDIQRFAYVLAPGQTQPPKEALEKWEKSKRGSRVVLAAMKPGVSGWDVDKAQRVWNEQAGSVPMTMFGTGHPVGYWAHDVGPALSGGLKEKPKQGAATRPLRAGQVFAFDGYFAWHDGGPDVLRVLSVEEMAVVTDTGAEYLIPPQEELVLIPSPGPGQSRPVTPAR, from the coding sequence ATGAAGCGCGCACGGTCCGCCCTCCTCTCCGCCCTGCTCCTCTCCGCGCCCCTGGCCCAGGCCGCCGCGGGCGACGCCATCGCCTCCGAGCAGAGCTGGCCGCGCATCCGCAAGGAGCGCATCCAGAAGCTGCTGCCCCAGGCCATGGCGCGCGCCAACGTGGACGCCTGGGTGGTGTTCTGCCGGGAGAACGACAACGACCCGCTGGCCATCCACGTGGGCGGGGAGAACGCGGGTGGCACCGCGGCCTTCCTCTTCCTGCGGCAGGGGGACACGGTGCGCGCGCTCGCGCTGTCTCCCGCCAGCGAGGCCACCGCGCTGAAGGAGGTGGCGCCGGTGGACGAGGTGGTGGCGCTGGAGCGGGGCACGGACCTCTACGCGCAGGTGGCCACGCGGCTGGCCGCGGCGAAGCCCGCGCGCATCGCCATCAACGCCTCCACGTCCGTGACGGTGGCGGACGGCCTGTCGTCGTCCCAGCGCGCGGCGCTGGAGAAGGCGCTGCCGCCCGCGCTGCGCAAGAAGCTGGTGTCGTCCGAGGACGTGGTGTCCGAGTGGCTGTCCGTGAAGCTGCCCGAGGAGGTGGACATCCTGCGCAAGGCCGCGGCGCTGACGGCGCGGCTCGAAATCGAGGCGTACGCCACGGTGGTGCCGGGGCAGACGCGCGACGCGGACGTGGCGCGCTTCCTCAAGAAGCGCATGGCGGAGCTGGGCGTGGGCGACGCGTGGGCGCCGGACCAGAACCCCAACGTGAACAGCGGCCCCCTGCGCGGGCACTCGCACGCCACCGAGCGCGTCATCCAGCCGGGGGACTTCATCCAGACCGACTTCGGCATCCGCGTGGGCAACATGTGGGTCACGGACATCCAGCGCTTCGCCTACGTGCTGGCGCCGGGCCAGACGCAGCCGCCGAAGGAGGCGCTGGAGAAGTGGGAGAAGAGCAAGCGGGGCAGCCGCGTGGTGCTGGCCGCGATGAAGCCCGGCGTCAGCGGGTGGGACGTGGACAAGGCCCAGCGCGTCTGGAACGAGCAGGCCGGCTCCGTGCCCATGACGATGTTCGGCACCGGCCACCCGGTGGGCTACTGGGCGCATGACGTGGGCCCCGCGCTGTCGGGCGGGCTCAAGGAGAAGCCGAAGCAGGGCGCGGCGACGCGGCCGCTGCGCGCGGGGCAGGTGTTCGCCTTCGACGGCTACTTCGCCTGGCACGACGGCGGGCCGGACGTGCTGCGGGTGCTCTCCGTGGAGGAGATGGCCGTCGTCACCGACACCGGCGCCGAGTACCTGATTCCTCCCCAGGAGGAGTTGGTGCTGATTCCCTCGCCGGGCCCGGGGCAATCACGACCCGTCACCCCCGCGCGCTGA
- a CDS encoding CpaF family protein has protein sequence MTMYTESLRAFLKPVLPYLDDEAVSEIMINGPNDIWIERKGRLTRTDASFTDEGLLGAARNMAQFVGRMLTEERPRLDARLPDGSRIHVVIPPIARKGTTISIRKFFKEKLTINSLLKFGSLTPQMARLIEAGIATKLNMLVAGGTGSGKTTLLNIVSSLIPDEERILTIEDSAELQLNQTHVVPFESRPPDKFGKGGVDMGDLLHSALRLRPDRIVVGEVRGGEAFHLMQAMNTGHGGSLATTHANTPTDTLRRIESLCLMSGIELPMVAIRAQVASAINFIICCERLHDGSRKTIALSEVLPLNEKGDYRTQDIFVFTPVTKDEDDHILGYHAPTGIIPNFVSKAKAYGFHDLDESFFDPATYGLPPPPTFHAGESYTVRWAPSLKHREEGRPDPAHFKEEWSAFEQKLKQDARDAKAGKAAAPPPAPAAAPVQVQVPASLPTPAAKPATPAPPPPVARPAAGPAPAAARPTPPPRPPTDTDDDKTPPPTRSPFTNPPSEVTHNAAPSDAKVEIDADLLSDATRPPPRRPPPGMSPSRPSTPPAGARPAMPARRPPPNLSSRPPPPDDAVEDDGDGEPEGGGGGEKTQIRAVPERPRR, from the coding sequence ATGACGATGTACACCGAGTCACTCCGCGCGTTCCTCAAGCCCGTCCTGCCCTACCTGGACGACGAGGCGGTGTCGGAGATCATGATCAACGGCCCCAACGACATCTGGATCGAACGCAAGGGCCGCCTGACGCGCACGGACGCCTCGTTCACGGACGAGGGCCTGCTGGGCGCCGCGCGCAACATGGCCCAGTTCGTCGGCCGCATGCTCACGGAGGAGCGCCCCCGCCTCGACGCGCGCCTGCCGGATGGAAGCCGTATCCACGTGGTGATTCCGCCCATCGCGCGCAAGGGCACCACCATCTCCATCCGCAAGTTCTTCAAGGAGAAGCTGACCATCAACTCCTTGTTGAAGTTCGGCTCGCTGACGCCGCAGATGGCGCGCCTCATCGAGGCGGGCATCGCCACCAAGCTCAACATGCTGGTGGCCGGCGGCACGGGCTCCGGCAAGACGACGCTGCTCAACATCGTCTCGTCGCTCATCCCGGACGAGGAGCGCATCCTCACCATCGAGGACTCGGCGGAGCTCCAGCTCAACCAGACGCACGTGGTGCCCTTCGAGAGCCGCCCGCCGGACAAGTTCGGCAAGGGCGGCGTGGACATGGGAGACCTGCTGCACTCCGCGCTGCGTCTGCGCCCGGACCGCATCGTGGTGGGCGAGGTGCGCGGCGGCGAGGCCTTCCACCTGATGCAGGCGATGAACACGGGCCATGGCGGCTCGCTGGCGACGACCCACGCCAACACGCCCACGGACACGCTGCGCCGCATCGAGTCCCTGTGCCTCATGTCCGGCATCGAGCTGCCCATGGTCGCCATCCGCGCCCAGGTGGCCAGCGCCATCAACTTCATCATCTGCTGCGAGCGCCTGCACGACGGCAGCCGCAAGACCATCGCCCTGTCGGAGGTGCTGCCGCTCAACGAGAAGGGCGACTACCGCACCCAGGACATCTTCGTCTTCACGCCCGTCACCAAGGACGAGGACGACCACATCCTCGGGTATCACGCACCCACCGGCATCATCCCCAACTTCGTCAGCAAGGCGAAGGCGTACGGCTTCCACGACCTGGACGAGTCCTTCTTCGACCCGGCCACCTACGGCCTACCGCCCCCGCCCACCTTCCACGCCGGCGAGTCGTACACCGTGCGCTGGGCCCCCTCGCTCAAGCACCGCGAGGAGGGGCGGCCGGACCCGGCCCACTTCAAGGAGGAGTGGTCCGCGTTCGAGCAGAAGCTGAAGCAGGACGCCCGGGACGCCAAGGCCGGCAAGGCCGCCGCGCCCCCTCCGGCGCCCGCCGCTGCGCCGGTCCAGGTCCAGGTGCCCGCGAGCCTGCCCACCCCCGCCGCCAAACCCGCCACGCCCGCGCCGCCACCGCCCGTGGCCAGGCCGGCCGCCGGGCCCGCTCCCGCCGCCGCGCGTCCCACCCCGCCGCCGCGCCCGCCCACCGACACGGACGACGACAAGACGCCGCCGCCCACGCGCAGCCCCTTCACCAATCCGCCCTCGGAGGTCACCCACAACGCGGCCCCCTCCGACGCCAAGGTGGAGATCGACGCGGACCTGCTGTCCGACGCGACCCGTCCGCCCCCGCGCCGCCCGCCGCCGGGCATGTCCCCTTCCAGGCCCTCGACGCCGCCCGCCGGGGCCCGTCCGGCCATGCCCGCGCGCAGGCCGCCACCCAACCTGTCGAGTCGTCCTCCTCCACCGGACGACGCGGTGGAGGATGATGGCGACGGGGAGCCGGAGGGCGGCGGCGGTGGAGAGAAGACGCAGATCCGCGCCGTGCCCGAACGCCCCCGACGCTGA
- a CDS encoding DUF1565 domain-containing protein, with amino-acid sequence MRTIWTLGAVGAAVVAVLGAGGCFDFNGAQKRCEEEGRCAPELSGCIPRSSEDAPDDQFLDDDCDGVDGQAKEALFIDPVAGEDSADGTTRKPLRTVREALERVRQQGAAGPKRRLFLAGGTYAETGLVLDVPVSLHGGYSGVAGGWKRGVQHVAVFDERPLGFTVQDLSDAGVVLEYIHIRSADAVEHGEPSIAMRVIGSLGVRVRHATLEAGLGAGGIDGSPGEGGADGGVGGAGGNARTADAGFGGQGGVSDCPGLGGHSGGRGADGVKLDVGNPGTSGLPSPDAGGGGQGGLGGDGGVPVFDNRDTNWCMGGDAGAGGPGADGDDGDDGTPGTDPLGVLDLSEKTWRLGTNHQGTAGETGGAGSGGGGGGSGGACSNPQYPVLGSGAGGGGGGGGCGATGGQGGTGGGASIALMLFDAQVSLEQGSTLRTRGGGKGGNGGPGGEGGPGGEGGRGGTGAIGENATRTPIERSEQGSGGNGGNGGKGGNGGRGGPGIDGPSVALWCGPNSRATLDADGGVLLEPAPASTGENGGAPGVSRVVVDCAEVP; translated from the coding sequence ATGCGAACCATCTGGACGCTCGGCGCGGTCGGCGCCGCGGTCGTGGCGGTGCTCGGCGCCGGCGGCTGCTTCGACTTCAACGGCGCGCAGAAGCGCTGCGAGGAGGAGGGCCGGTGCGCCCCCGAGCTCAGCGGCTGCATCCCCCGCTCCAGCGAGGACGCTCCGGACGACCAGTTCCTCGACGACGACTGCGACGGCGTGGACGGCCAGGCGAAGGAGGCGCTCTTCATCGACCCGGTGGCCGGTGAGGACTCCGCAGACGGCACCACGCGCAAGCCGCTGCGCACCGTGCGCGAGGCGCTGGAGCGGGTGCGCCAGCAGGGCGCCGCGGGCCCCAAGCGGCGGCTGTTCCTGGCGGGCGGCACCTACGCGGAGACGGGGCTGGTGCTGGATGTCCCCGTGTCGCTGCACGGTGGCTATTCGGGCGTCGCGGGCGGCTGGAAGCGCGGCGTGCAGCACGTCGCCGTGTTCGACGAGCGCCCCCTGGGCTTCACCGTGCAGGACCTGTCCGACGCGGGCGTCGTGCTCGAGTACATCCACATCCGCTCGGCGGACGCGGTGGAGCACGGCGAGCCGTCGATCGCCATGCGCGTCATCGGCTCGCTGGGCGTGCGCGTGCGCCACGCCACGCTGGAGGCGGGACTGGGCGCGGGAGGCATCGACGGCAGCCCCGGCGAGGGAGGCGCGGACGGAGGCGTCGGTGGAGCGGGCGGCAACGCCCGGACCGCGGACGCGGGGTTCGGCGGCCAGGGCGGCGTCAGCGACTGTCCGGGTCTGGGAGGCCACTCCGGCGGCCGTGGCGCGGACGGCGTGAAGCTGGACGTGGGGAACCCGGGCACCAGCGGCCTGCCCTCCCCGGACGCGGGTGGAGGGGGACAGGGCGGCTTGGGCGGCGACGGGGGCGTCCCCGTGTTCGACAACCGCGACACCAACTGGTGCATGGGCGGCGATGCCGGCGCGGGGGGCCCCGGGGCGGACGGCGACGACGGTGATGACGGGACTCCTGGCACGGATCCCCTGGGCGTCCTGGACCTGTCCGAGAAGACCTGGCGCCTGGGAACGAATCACCAGGGCACGGCCGGCGAGACGGGAGGAGCAGGCTCCGGCGGCGGTGGCGGCGGCAGCGGTGGCGCATGCTCCAACCCGCAGTACCCCGTCCTGGGCTCGGGCGCGGGAGGGGGTGGTGGCGGCGGTGGCTGCGGAGCAACGGGCGGCCAGGGAGGAACGGGCGGAGGCGCCTCCATCGCGCTGATGTTGTTCGACGCCCAGGTCTCCCTCGAGCAGGGCTCGACGCTGCGCACGCGCGGAGGCGGCAAGGGTGGCAACGGCGGCCCCGGTGGCGAGGGCGGGCCCGGTGGCGAGGGCGGACGTGGTGGCACGGGAGCCATCGGCGAAAACGCGACGAGGACGCCCATCGAGCGCTCCGAGCAGGGGAGCGGCGGCAATGGCGGCAACGGGGGCAAGGGCGGCAACGGCGGCAGGGGCGGCCCGGGCATCGACGGCCCCTCGGTGGCGCTGTGGTGCGGGCCGAACTCCCGCGCGACGCTGGACGCCGACGGAGGCGTCCTGCTCGAGCCCGCGCCCGCCTCCACGGGCGAGAACGGCGGCGCGCCCGGCGTGTCACGCGTGGTGGTCGACTGCGCGGAGGTTCCCTGA
- a CDS encoding DUF3592 domain-containing protein produces the protein MRVLWVVVSIICALLAAVGVVFLVAGVKDLLRALRSRRWPTVPGTVLSAEEVEHRLPVPGQQEPRVHYEARVRYEYTVGRVLVGTASLRLSPEVRTNPASAQATLRRYQPGQQVWVAYNPADPTDAVLEPGPQALSFVRGVIGLGLLGVAAVIPPIARWFLARL, from the coding sequence GTGCGAGTGCTCTGGGTCGTCGTCTCCATCATCTGCGCGCTGCTCGCGGCGGTGGGCGTGGTGTTCCTCGTCGCGGGCGTGAAGGACCTCCTGCGCGCCCTGCGCTCGCGCCGCTGGCCCACCGTGCCCGGCACCGTCCTGTCCGCCGAGGAGGTCGAGCACCGCCTCCCCGTGCCCGGTCAGCAGGAGCCCCGCGTCCACTACGAGGCCCGCGTCCGCTACGAGTACACCGTGGGCCGCGTCCTCGTGGGCACCGCCTCGCTCCGGCTGTCGCCGGAGGTCCGGACGAATCCGGCCAGCGCCCAGGCCACCCTGCGTCGCTATCAGCCGGGACAACAAGTATGGGTCGCCTACAATCCCGCGGACCCCACGGACGCGGTGCTGGAGCCGGGACCCCAGGCGCTCAGCTTCGTCCGGGGCGTCATCGGCCTGGGATTGCTGGGGGTTGCGGCGGTGATCCCCCCCATCGCCCGCTGGTTCCTGGCGCGGCTGTAG
- a CDS encoding tetratricopeptide repeat protein: MAETARYDALLAAGELDQARREAEAALKRNASDRAAKVVLARLAAFDGNEAQAESWLVGMGQDEPDVQLVRAALLTRRGDAGGALALYRKVTQARPDRADGWFGQGYLLADAGDNAGAQAALERAVALSPKTAIHHFHLGRVLFAQEKLKEGFEHLQESLRLNPKHGPSYLVLAVALQAGGELDAAEELLVTGLSALPDDPYLLNGLCNVRLARGNLSGAVQVAEALARVEPDSPAAQANLARLRMAQGRLKEALEICRKLASRGQATAHSRMVEAMSLEALEPVDIPAALAAWREAVKLAPEDWAPANNLGNLLMRIPEDELPGAGQQAAEVLEEAHRRAPDRPEPVLNLALVSARLGDKDAARAHATALLAFPRLDPEWREQAERLLKALG, encoded by the coding sequence ATGGCGGAGACCGCCAGGTACGACGCACTGCTTGCCGCCGGGGAGCTGGACCAGGCACGCCGGGAAGCCGAGGCCGCGCTGAAGCGCAACGCCTCGGACCGGGCGGCCAAGGTCGTGCTCGCCCGGCTGGCGGCGTTCGATGGCAACGAGGCGCAGGCCGAGTCCTGGCTGGTGGGGATGGGGCAGGACGAGCCCGACGTGCAGCTGGTGCGCGCGGCCCTGCTCACCCGGCGCGGGGACGCGGGCGGGGCGCTGGCGCTCTACCGCAAGGTGACCCAGGCGCGGCCAGACCGCGCGGATGGCTGGTTCGGTCAGGGCTACCTGCTGGCGGACGCGGGTGACAACGCGGGGGCGCAGGCCGCGCTGGAGCGCGCGGTGGCCCTGTCGCCCAAGACGGCCATCCACCACTTCCACCTGGGGCGTGTGCTCTTCGCCCAGGAGAAGTTGAAGGAGGGCTTCGAGCACCTCCAGGAGTCGCTGCGCCTCAACCCCAAGCACGGCCCCAGCTACCTGGTGCTGGCCGTGGCCCTCCAGGCCGGCGGTGAGCTGGACGCGGCCGAGGAGCTGCTCGTCACCGGGTTGTCGGCGTTGCCGGACGACCCGTACCTGCTCAACGGGTTGTGCAACGTGCGGCTGGCGCGCGGCAACCTGAGCGGCGCGGTGCAGGTGGCGGAGGCGCTGGCGCGCGTGGAGCCGGACAGCCCGGCGGCGCAGGCGAACCTGGCGCGGCTGCGCATGGCGCAGGGGCGGCTGAAGGAGGCGCTCGAAATCTGCCGCAAGCTCGCCTCGCGCGGGCAGGCGACGGCGCACAGCCGCATGGTGGAGGCGATGTCGCTGGAGGCGCTGGAGCCGGTGGACATCCCGGCCGCGCTCGCCGCGTGGCGCGAGGCGGTGAAGCTCGCCCCCGAAGACTGGGCGCCCGCAAACAACCTGGGCAACCTGCTGATGCGCATCCCCGAGGACGAACTCCCGGGCGCGGGCCAGCAGGCCGCCGAGGTGCTGGAGGAGGCCCACCGCCGCGCGCCGGACCGCCCGGAGCCGGTGCTCAACCTCGCGCTGGTCAGCGCGCGGCTGGGCGACAAGGACGCGGCGCGCGCGCACGCGACGGCGCTGCTGGCCTTCCCGCGTCTCGACCCCGAGTGGCGCGAGCAGGCCGAGCGCCTCCTCAAGGCGCTGGGGTGA
- a CDS encoding acyl-CoA thioesterase: MTAAFLAASTPEPVGPGRYLTRFSSAWNQGKGAYGGVVGGTALRALEHTLGDATRPVRSFTLHFCAPAVEGEARVLTRIERSGRTVTHATVRVENDSGVLALGSATFGVSRPGIIDYLEMKRPDVPPPHEVPVLPDDVPMPDFCRFFDYHFCLGGAPYSGGPVAETGGWLRPRDPTPLDAPLCVGLMDAYPPSVLARVDGFRPTATVDFTMHFFQTLPRPGQRDDAYFLRTGRSRQAADGFAEDFQQLWTEDGVLLAQCRQLFAVLG, translated from the coding sequence ATGACCGCCGCCTTCCTCGCCGCCTCGACGCCGGAGCCCGTGGGCCCCGGCCGCTACCTCACCCGCTTCTCGTCCGCGTGGAACCAGGGCAAGGGGGCCTACGGCGGCGTGGTGGGGGGCACCGCGCTGCGCGCGCTGGAGCACACGCTGGGGGACGCGACGCGGCCGGTGCGCTCCTTCACGCTCCACTTCTGCGCGCCTGCGGTGGAGGGCGAGGCCCGCGTGCTCACGCGCATCGAGCGCTCCGGGCGCACCGTCACCCACGCCACCGTGCGCGTGGAGAACGACTCGGGCGTGCTGGCCCTGGGCAGCGCCACCTTCGGCGTGTCCCGCCCCGGCATCATCGACTACCTCGAGATGAAGCGCCCGGACGTCCCGCCTCCGCACGAGGTGCCCGTGTTGCCGGACGACGTGCCCATGCCGGACTTCTGCCGCTTCTTCGACTACCACTTCTGCCTGGGCGGGGCCCCGTACTCGGGAGGCCCCGTGGCGGAGACGGGCGGCTGGCTGCGCCCGCGCGACCCCACGCCCCTGGACGCCCCGCTGTGCGTGGGGCTGATGGACGCGTATCCGCCGTCCGTGCTGGCGCGCGTGGACGGCTTCCGGCCCACGGCCACCGTGGACTTCACCATGCACTTCTTCCAGACGCTGCCCCGCCCCGGCCAGCGCGACGACGCCTACTTCCTGCGCACCGGCCGGTCGCGGCAGGCGGCGGACGGCTTCGCCGAGGACTTCCAGCAGCTGTGGACCGAGGACGGCGTGCTGCTCGCGCAGTGCCGGCAGCTGTTCGCGGTGCTGGGCTGA
- a CDS encoding tetratricopeptide repeat protein yields the protein MAKSTSRKSAAKVKKPAARKRPSAPRRASKKATPAEPPAVLEAEPVFDDAPEAESPKALPAGDAPGRVLPFEIDPKQLEEGLRKLQGELKHWANKGRYTRVRFKFRGKQLLPDLPLAAVVAAEGLTFYWGGILRALIANVVGRSVFQVELVNDAEKRVQEGKEALLSGDVDQALALFREAVEMDRDLASAHLNVGVALKLKGDRDGALAAFEKARQKDPEGPVGQEAERLATPLRPGGATRSA from the coding sequence ATGGCCAAGAGCACGTCTCGCAAGTCCGCAGCGAAGGTGAAGAAGCCCGCCGCCCGGAAGCGGCCGTCCGCGCCCCGCCGCGCGTCGAAGAAGGCGACGCCCGCCGAGCCGCCCGCCGTCCTGGAGGCCGAGCCCGTCTTCGACGACGCGCCCGAAGCCGAGTCCCCCAAGGCATTGCCCGCTGGCGACGCCCCGGGCCGCGTGCTGCCCTTCGAAATCGACCCGAAGCAGCTCGAGGAGGGGCTGCGCAAGCTCCAGGGCGAGCTGAAGCACTGGGCCAACAAGGGCCGCTACACGCGCGTGCGCTTCAAGTTCCGGGGCAAGCAGCTGCTGCCGGACCTGCCCCTGGCCGCCGTCGTCGCGGCGGAGGGCCTCACCTTCTACTGGGGCGGCATCCTGCGCGCGCTCATCGCCAACGTCGTGGGCCGCAGCGTCTTCCAGGTGGAGCTGGTGAACGACGCGGAGAAGCGCGTCCAGGAGGGCAAGGAGGCCCTCCTGTCGGGAGACGTGGACCAGGCCCTGGCCCTGTTCCGGGAGGCCGTGGAGATGGACCGCGACCTGGCCTCCGCGCACCTCAACGTGGGCGTGGCGCTCAAGCTCAAGGGCGACCGCGACGGGGCCCTGGCGGCCTTCGAGAAGGCCCGCCAGAAGGACCCCGAGGGGCCCGTGGGACAGGAGGCCGAGCGGCTGGCGACCCCCCTGCGACCGGGCGGCGCCACACGCTCCGCGTGA